A region of the Bacillus sp. NP247 genome:
AAGGTGTTAAAAAGGCAGCTGGACTTATTAAAATCATGACAATGATTAATAAAACGAGTAGCCTTTTAATAAATACATTTTCTTTTAAATAAGCAAATTCCTCTTTTATCCCTTGTAGATTAGATTTTTGCTTACTCTCTACATTCACATGTCCTTCAACTTGAATGATAAACATAATACTAATTCCGATTATAGCCGTAATAACATCAATAAAAAATGTCGTTTCAATGCTGGCAATAGAAAGAATTGCAGCACTTACTGCTGGAGAAAGAAACATAATTATAGATGTAATACTGCTATTTATCCCATTTACTTTCATAAGATAATCTTTCGGAACAATTTGTGGGATTAACGCATTCACAGCCGGTGTTTGTACCCCTGTACCAGCTGAGCGAATGAGTAATACTATAAAAAACATCCAAATACTTTTATATCCTGTTAAAAATAAAATTGCCAAAACTAACGTAGCAATCGCTATAATCCCATCCGATAACATAATCATCTTTTTACGGTCATAACGATCAATCCACACACCAGCAAATAAAGATATCGCAATTTGTGGTAGAAAACCGCAAACAGTTGAAATGGTCAACATCACTCCTGATGATGTTGTAAGGGTGATATACCATATGATCGCGTACTGTACGAGAGATGAACCGAACAACGAAATCGTTTGAGCGGTCAAAAACATTATTATTTTCACTTTCCAATCATTATCATTTATCATCTTTTTTACTCTCCTCAATTAAACCGCTCTCTATGTTGAAAATACTATCTGCCCAATCATGATACAGACGTGCTTCGTGAGATACGAGTATGATGCTACCCTTAAACTGAATTAATGCCTTTTGCAAAGATTCTTTCGCTTCTGCATCTAAATGATTCGTCGGCTCATCTAAGATTAAAAAATTACACGGTGATAATAATAATCCGCACAGTTTCACCTTCGATTGTTCACCACCACTTAACGTATGAATTTCTTGCGAAACATGAGTATCCTTCACACAACACGCAGCTAAATGATGACGTATTTCCTTCATATTCAGTTTAGGAAACTGTTCTGAAATAATTTGAAGCGGCGTTAAAGAATCATTGCTCCAATTTAAATCTTGTTCATAATATCCAATTTTTATTTGCTCTGAGAAGTGAAATTCTCCAGAAATACTAGAAATATTTCCAACGATTGTTTTTAATAAGGTGGATTTCCCTACTCCATTAAATCCTGTAATAACAAATTTTTGTCCTCCTACTACCGAGAAATTCAACTTTGGTAATAAAGCAAACTCATATCCAACCTCAAGGTCATTTACTGTCAAAACCGTCTGTGCTGAAATTGAAAGCTCACGAAAATGAATAGATGGTTTATGAGTAAAACTTGGTGGCGCAATTCTTTCCATACGTTGCAACTGCTTTCTACGTCCTTGCGCTATTTTTGAATTCACTCCAGCAATATTTCTACGAATATACTCTTCCGTTTTTTCAATTTTCTTTTGTTGTGCATGATATTGGCGAATATAATCTTTTCGCAAATGCTCCTTTTGTCTTACAAAATCTGAGTATTTTCCGTAATACTTCTTCACCGTTCCAAACTCTACATCACAGATGCAAGAAGTCACTTTTTCCAGAAAATCAAAATCATGTGACACTACAATAAAAGCCCCTTCAAAATTCATTAAATAATTAGCAAGCCACTCCACATGCTCTTTATCAAGGAAGTTCGTCGGTTCATCTAGTAATAAAATATTAGGCTCTTCTAATAAAAGCTTCGCTAAAATTACTTTTGCACGTTGTCCCCCGCTTAGTTCAGCGATTATACGATTCATGCCAATAGCATCAATACCTAAGCCAACTGCAGTTTTATTAATTGTGCTATCTACCGAATAAAAATCACAAGCCTCAAGTTGTTCTTGATATGCGGCCGCTTTTAACAATTTGTCAGGATCACCTGTCATAGCACTTTCTTCATACAATTTGTTCATTCTAACTTCCATTTCAAACAAATCATGAAAAGCTCTCTTTAAATATTGTGAAATGGTATAAATTCCATCAATTTCTGCATATTGATCAAGATGCCCAATTTGAATATTAGGCTGCCACTTTATGTCTCCCTTATCAGGAATTATTTCTTCAATCAATATTTTCATTAACGTACTTTTCCCCGCACCATTCTGTCCAACAATCCCCATATGTTCTCCTTTATGCAAATCAAAAGAAGCATTTTCATATAAGACTTTATCTATAAAACTATGTGATAAACTTTCAACTTTAAGTAAACTCATTCGTATTCCTCTTTTCCTGAAATTAAAAAAAGCAGAGAGATAGCGTCATTCGACACTAGCCCTCTGCTTCGTGGTTTTTTCCTATACTACTCCAATTTATTGTAAAAACTCATCGGAATAATATACACAAAGGGCCATAGACAAAGCATTGTCTATGGCCCCTTAATCTATTTTATACATCAGCTAAAAACCAAAACCAAATAAGCATAGATAAACTATACTTTTTTAGAAAAGTTATTCAGCCGATGAATACCGGGGATTTATACCCCTTGATTAAGCTCCGTACAACGCTTCACCGTATACATTTGTGCGGAGCAAAGTTTTCTAATGAGTTTTACAAATTTTATATAAAGCATGTTCTGCACCTTCCTTAATACTTAAAAGGGATTTTAGCATACGGTTTTATGAAGCGTCAAGATTACTTCCAAATA
Encoded here:
- a CDS encoding MFS transporter; this encodes MNDNDWKVKIIMFLTAQTISLFGSSLVQYAIIWYITLTTSSGVMLTISTVCGFLPQIAISLFAGVWIDRYDRKKMIMLSDGIIAIATLVLAILFLTGYKSIWMFFIVLLIRSAGTGVQTPAVNALIPQIVPKDYLMKVNGINSSITSIIMFLSPAVSAAILSIASIETTFFIDVITAIIGISIMFIIQVEGHVNVESKQKSNLQGIKEEFAYLKENVFIKRLLVLLIIVMILISPAAFLTPLMVTRSFGAEMWRLTASEMTFSAGAAAGGVLIAAWGGFRNRMQTTALACALYGLLMVGLGSAPIFIMYLTFNFLIGITMPCFNTPVNVLLQEKVEPSMHGRMFSLVQIANSCALPLGMIIFGPLADAFSVEILLIYAGIFVLLCAIYVVLSRRFEV
- a CDS encoding ABC-F family ATP-binding cassette domain-containing protein, with amino-acid sequence MSLLKVESLSHSFIDKVLYENASFDLHKGEHMGIVGQNGAGKSTLMKILIEEIIPDKGDIKWQPNIQIGHLDQYAEIDGIYTISQYLKRAFHDLFEMEVRMNKLYEESAMTGDPDKLLKAAAYQEQLEACDFYSVDSTINKTAVGLGIDAIGMNRIIAELSGGQRAKVILAKLLLEEPNILLLDEPTNFLDKEHVEWLANYLMNFEGAFIVVSHDFDFLEKVTSCICDVEFGTVKKYYGKYSDFVRQKEHLRKDYIRQYHAQQKKIEKTEEYIRRNIAGVNSKIAQGRRKQLQRMERIAPPSFTHKPSIHFRELSISAQTVLTVNDLEVGYEFALLPKLNFSVVGGQKFVITGFNGVGKSTLLKTIVGNISSISGEFHFSEQIKIGYYEQDLNWSNDSLTPLQIISEQFPKLNMKEIRHHLAACCVKDTHVSQEIHTLSGGEQSKVKLCGLLLSPCNFLILDEPTNHLDAEAKESLQKALIQFKGSIILVSHEARLYHDWADSIFNIESGLIEESKKDDK